The Gammaproteobacteria bacterium nucleotide sequence GTTAAGGAGTAAAGTCATGACCATTAGTCAATATCTTACCTTCCAGGGTCACCAGAACAACAGGCAAAAAAAAGGTAGCTTAACAGCTACCCCCAAATATGATGTCCTACGTAAAACTATACAGATTTTCGGCATTTAGCCAGTGCCAGTAAACCAACCATGCCTAAACCAAATGACCAAATAATAGGTGGTACAGGTTTTGATAATGGTGGTAATGATACCTGTGATACAACAACCTCGGAATCAAAGGCAATAGCCTGATTGTAAGGTGAAGCAACACTATCATCCGCTTGGGATAAAGGGGCAAGCCCCAGTGCTATAACAAATAAGATTCCTTTTTTCATCGCTTTACTCCTTAACTTCTACATCTTGAAAAAATATACTATAAACTTACACATAAGAAAGTAAGCAACATTGATGCCAAAAAAATAAATGCATTTATTATTAATGAGTTATGATTTTAAGAAAAGAATCAAGCGTTAAATAATGGGCAAAAGTGTAAAAATAACTTAACGGTTTTATCTGATTTTTTACAGAAATCACCTGAATAATTTCCTTAGAACGCATATATCACATATGTTTCATTGCATCCATACTACCATGCAAAATTCTGATTATAGTCACACCATTCGATGCTTGTATGTAATACAAAATATGACTTTCATAAGGGAAACTAAAAAGGCCTGCTGATAACGTATCGCGTTTTATTCCAATGGAAGAGTTTTCAGCCAGCATTTGTATGCATTTCTGAAGTTGATCCAAATACTTGAGTGTTTGAGATACCCCCCAACGACTTACACCAAAATCTATAATTCCTTCCAGGTCAGATTCTGCTTTTCGTGTTAATGTATATTGCATATATACTGACATTAAGAAATTTGATCGCGTAACCTTTTAAATATCGCAGCACCATCAGTAATACGCCCCGTTTCGATATCAGCAATCCCCTCCTCAATCGCTAATTTCAACTGTGCTTCACGTAACAACGCCAATTGTTCATACTCCGCAATAGATAATACAACAGCAACAGGTTTGCCATTTTTATTTATCCTCACCGGTGTCTTTTGAACCTTTAATAACATCTCACCAAATTCACGCTTAGCATCACTCGCATTTAAAACATCCATAAAACACCTATCTAATTTTGATTAAAACGATTAATTTAATCAATTTAATCAAAATCAAGCATAATGTCCAGAAAACATTACTGCTGCGTCACACCCAACGCCTTCCATACCACTGGATCATCAGTCATATAAAAAACAGGCTCCATTTTTCTCAATTCAATAACATCTGTTATTTCATTTATTGTTACAACTTTATATCGTGGATAGCCCCTTGGAAATCCTTCAAGTTGATCTTTCAACCACATAGTTCTAATTCCAGGTTGATCCTCTGTTGTCACCGTATATTCTTTAATGCTTAATATTTTTCCTGACTTATTTAACGCAAACACTGCTTTTCCACCACTAAAAGTACTATACAAGTCCATCTTCACAGATAACTCTGATCGCATGGTGTCTTGTGATAAATGAAACCACCGCGGTAATCTCGATTCATCTGCAAGCTCAAAACTTGATTCAAGACACCCGGAAAGA carries:
- a CDS encoding type II toxin-antitoxin system RelE/ParE family toxin; the protein is MQYTLTRKAESDLEGIIDFGVSRWGVSQTLKYLDQLQKCIQMLAENSSIGIKRDTLSAGLFSFPYESHILYYIQASNGVTIIRILHGSMDAMKHM
- a CDS encoding type II toxin-antitoxin system Phd/YefM family antitoxin, producing MDVLNASDAKREFGEMLLKVQKTPVRINKNGKPVAVVLSIAEYEQLALLREAQLKLAIEEGIADIETGRITDGAAIFKRLRDQIS